In Sinobacterium caligoides, the sequence CAACAGTGATGCTGTTCTTAGAGCGCCAAGCGTCAACACCGTTCTTCTTCAGCTCGTCAACCACATACTGAGCAAGGTCGAGCTTGTACTGCACACGCTCTTTCATGGCTTCCATGCTCATCGCCTTGGTGATGTACCAAGCAACCAGCGGTGTGAAGCCGTTACGGCTACCAGCAACAGTCAAGTCATTAGACTTGATGTAGTCAACTTCACAGGCAATGTTTTCAAGGTTCTCACGCTTAGCCAGTGCAATCGCTGCAGGCATTGGGCTACCAAAACCTTTAGTGATACAAACAGTCAAGCTGTCGAAACCATCTTCAAATGAGTATGGCTGTGGATCTTCGACGAAGGGAAGAATAGCACCCGATAGCGCTTGGTCACCGTGGATGTAGTGATCTTTAACACCACTTGTTTTCAGCACGTTAAGGATATCGGTTACGTTATCAACAGCACCACGGGCAGTCGAACCAATGGTCGCGAAGATAATCGCTGGCTTGCTGGTGTCTAGCTTAGCCGCTAGATCATCATAAACCATGACGCCACGGTCATCGATGTCAACAATCACAGAAGTCATACCTAGCATGCGAATATTCTTCGC encodes:
- a CDS encoding histidine decarboxylase; the protein is MLNYADKNRLEIFKALCETNKYFNVGYPEDFDFDYSELKDFLDYSLNNCGDHEAYCNYILNTFQFEKEAVDWFIRLFKGDPKDIYGYVTHGGSEGNMWGLWIAREKYPDGLVYMSKDSHYSAAKNIRMLGMTSVIVDIDDRGVMVYDDLAAKLDTSKPAIIFATIGSTARGAVDNVTDILNVLKTSGVKDHYIHGDQALSGAILPFVEDPQPYSFEDGFDSLTVCITKGFGSPMPAAIALAKRENLENIACEVDYIKSNDLTVAGSRNGFTPLVAWYITKAMSMEAMKERVQYKLDLAQYVVDELKKNGVDAWRSKNSITVVAPRPSEAFIHKHKLAPFDNSIHIITTAHNSIASLDRLVYELLLDYDITSNSQHRLSGSGQ